In a genomic window of Epinephelus fuscoguttatus linkage group LG23, E.fuscoguttatus.final_Chr_v1:
- the LOC125883377 gene encoding macrophage mannose receptor 1-like isoform X2, translated as MCHLHEYHFVKEKKTWTEAQHYCREHHTDLATVSNMTDMERLRDSAQNQDGAWIGLYSDPERNKRGMWHWQWSLPGLEFNDGESRWHEGEPDNSFSREKCVQMHNHIWWDAPCSHNHKCICYDERRQSNKRFHLIEDKMRTWPQAQNYCREHHTDLVSGDQQLEDDEFKREYKSSEVVWIGLFRDSWRWSDGSNHSFRYWDLELFRDEDSSKKCAVTLLDGKWSSDECNKTKPFFCYGGTTTKKGTTAGPSSSTVTEDKTQVSSMADKMILIKENMTWDDALKYCRMNHCDLVSITNPDEQRWVQEKAKKANSPYAWLGLRYTCTLGFWFWVNEEMVTYKNWVTGVPADDCDMSGAMDRGGEHKWFKKNDNEKFNFICSTCQTLYTHC; from the exons ATGTGTCACCTCCATGAGTACCACTTTGTTAAAGAGAAGAAGACCTGGACTGAAGCCCAGCACTACTGCAGAGAGCATCACACTGACCTGGCCACAGTGTCTAACATGACAGACATGGAGAGACTCCGTGACTCTGCACAGAATCAAGATGGAGCCTGGATTGGGCTTTACAGCGACCCTGAGAGAAATAAGAGAGGGATGTGGCACTGGCAGTGGTCTCTGCCAGGGCTGGAGTTCAATGATGGGGAGAGTAGATGGCATGAGGGAGAGCCGGATAATTCATTCAGCCGTGAGAAATGTGTGCAGATGCACAATCACATATGGTGGGATGCCCCTTGTTCTCACAATCATAAATGTATCTGCTATGATG AAAGGAGGCAATCCAACAAGAGATTCCATCTGATTGAAGACAAGATGAGAACCTGGCCACAGGCTCAGAACTACTGCAGAGAACATCACACTGACCTGGTCAGTGGAGACCAACAGTTAGAGGACGACGAATTCAAGAGAGAGTATAAGTCAAGCGAGGTCGTGTGGATTGGCCTGTTCAGAGACTCCTGGAGGTGGTCAGATGGGAGCAATCACTCTTTCAGATACTGGGATCTGGAGTTATTCAGAGATGAAGACAGCAGCAAGAAATGTGCTGTGACTCTGCTGGATGGAAAATGGAGCTCCGACGAgtgtaataaaacaaaacccTTCTTCTGCTATGGTG gaacaaccacaaagaaaggaacaacagcaggtccctcatcatccactgttaCTGAGGACAAGACACAAG TTTCTTCCATGGCAGATAAAATGATCCTGATCAAGGAGAACATGACCTGGGACGATGCCTTGAAGTACTGCAGAATGAACCACTGTGACCTGGTCTCCATCACCAACCCTGACGAGCAGCGATGGGTCCAAGAGAAAGCCAAGAAGGCCAACAGTCCCTACGCCTGGCTGGGACTGCGCTACACCTGCACTCTGGGTTTCTGGTTCTGGGTCAATGAAGAGATGGTCACCTATAAGAACTGGGTCACAGGTGTACCAGCGGATGACTGTGACATGTCTGGAGCcatggacagaggaggagaacataAGTGGTTCAAAAAGAATGACAATGAGAAGTTTAATTTCATCTGTTCTACGTGCCAAACCCTCTATACTCACTGTTAG